The genomic interval GCGCTGTGGCGTCGACGCGACGATCGTCCTCGTGAACAACGACGGCGGCGGCATCTTCCACATGCTCCCGATCGCCGACCACGAGACCTTCGAGTCGCAGTTCCGGACGCCACACGGGCTCGACTTCGCGCCGACGAGCGACCTCTACGACCTCTCGTTCGAGCGGGCACCCGATCGAGCGTCGTTCGTCGCGGCGCTGGAGGAGTCGGTCGGGTCGACGGGCACACAGGTCATCGAGGTGCCGTTCGACGCCGCGAGTAGTCACGCGGTCCGGGACGACCTCGAAACGACCGTCGCCGGCCGACTCGACCGTTAGGCGTCCTCTGGCGGTTCGAACTCCACGAGCGTGAGATCCCGGTCGAGCAGACAGAAGTCGTGTGGCGGGTCGCCGACGATCGAATCGATGCGGTACTCCTCGTCGAAGTCGGCCCCGGCCGGTTCGCAGTACCGGTGGCTCGGGCACTCGGTGTGGGGACAGGGGCCGGCCAGTGTGGCCGCGCTGCCCGCGTAGGCGCCCTTCGTCGGGACGTTCGCCCGGACGGGCGCGGGTTCGACTTCGACCGCCCGGACGCCGTCGTCGTGGACGGCACAGTCTAAGGTCTGGCCGCTCTGTCGGACCTCGGTGATCCGGTACCGGCGTCCCTCCGTGAGGTTGAGACACTGGTCCCGGTACGGACAGCCGGCGCAACCGCTCGCTTCGCCGTGGTAGACGAACTCCTCGCCGACGGACGCGAGCCGAGTGCCGACGAGCGTTACCGTACTCATACCCCTCCGTAGACCACCGGCCGAGTTAAACGTCAGGCACGGCCGGTCCGGTCGTCCAGTTCCGTCAGGTACTCCTCGCGCGGGATCTGGTACAGCGACCGGTAGTCGAGTTCCCCCGCAGCGAACCGGTTGGCGAGGTCGACGGCGCCCTCGACGGCGCTGTCCCGGTCGTCGTACTGATCGGCGTCCCGGTCGACCTCCGGTTCGAGATACAGCGTGACGTACCACGACTCGCCGGCCCGCATCGCCCCGGGCCGCCGGGTCCGTTTCCCGCGGGTGAGATAGATCGTCGGCAGACAGGGCGCGGGGAAGTCGTGGCTGTCGAAGACATCGGGACGGTAAGCCAGGATCACCTTCTCGTCGGTCTCGTTCCAGACCGTCCAGTCCTCGTCGAGTGCCGCGAATCTCATGCCCGGAGGAACGGTCCGACGGGCAATAATCCCGCGGTCGACAGTAGGGGTATTTAAACGACCGGGAACAACCATGCTATATGGTACCACTCCTTCACTTCGCAGTCCCCGTGTTTGCTCGGAAATCGGAGTGAAAAGATGCGGTGTTTTATGGGTTACGGGAACAACCTTTTAAAGTTGAATCACTCATACAATAAATAGTATCGGAAACAGTCACACACTGTCAACCGTTCGCAGACCGGGTGGAGTCGGCCCCGCCTCCCCCAACGACAACTAATGGCATGGTACAACGACTGGCCCACACCCTCGGGCCGAGCGCCGCCCGCTCGCACGCGCATCGAGCACGGCGGGCTGTCTGTTACCGACACGCTACCGCGGGTCACTCCCGTGGCGTCTGGTGGTGCTGACCGATCCACGCAGCCGCGAGACGAACTCACTGTGATAGCATGAGCAAGAACAAAGAGACACTGGAAGCGTTGAGCAAGGAGTACCGGGACACGATACCAGCCGATCTCAGAAAGTCGAGATCGTTCGACTGGTACCTGGAACAGCTGTACGACGAGCCCCGTATCGCCCGGAACGCCCACCAGCGAGTGGCGGACATGTTCGACTACTACGGGACCGAGTACGACGAGGAAGCGGGCGTCGTCGAGTACGAACTCGCCAGTCAGGACCCGCTGAACGACGGGGAGAACACGTTCTACGGGCGCGTGATCCACGAGGCGATCCACGAGTTCGTCAACAAGGTCAAGTCCGGCGCCCGCGGGCTCGGTCCGCAAAAGCGGATCAAACTCCTGTTGGGGCCGGTCGGCTCGGGGAAGTCCGACTTCGACCGCCAGCTCCGTCGGTACTTCGAGGAGTACACCCGGCGGGACGACGGCCGGATGTACACGTTCCGGTGGACGAACCTCTGTGATGTCGTCGGCGACCAGGACCCGGCCGACGACGTAGTTCGGTCCCCGATGAACCAGGACCCGCTCGTGTTGCTCCCCCAGGAGCAACGCGACCGAGTGATCGAGGACATCAACGAGGTGCTGGACGCCCCCTACACCATCCGCAACGAGCAGGCGCTCGATCCGGCCAGCGAGTTCTACATGGACGAGTTGCTGGCCTACTACGACGACGACCTCCAGCGGGTCCTGGAGAACCACGTCGAGATCATCCGCTTCGTCGCCGACGAGAACCGCCGACGCGGGATCGAGACCTTCGAGCCCAAAGACAAGAAGAACCAGGACGAGACCGAGCTGACCGGGGATGTCAACTACTCGAAAATCGCGATCTACGGCGAGAGCGACCCGCGGGCGTTCGACTACTCCGGGGCGTTCTGTAACGCCAACCGCGGCATCTTCTCCGGCGAGGAACTGCTGAAACTCCAGCGGGAGTTCCTCTATGACTTCCTGCACGCCAGTCAGGAGCAGACGATCAAGCCCAAGAACAACCCACGGATCGACATCGACCAGGTCATCGTCGGCCGGACGAACATGCCCGAGTACCGGGACAAGAAAGGCGACGAGAAGATGGAGGCATTTAACGACCGGACCAAACGGATCGACTTCCCGTACGTCCTCCAGTACGAAGAGGAGTCGAAGATCTACCGGAAGATGCTGCGCAACGCAGACCTCCCGGACATCCAGGTCGAACCCCACACCTTAGAGATGGCCGGCCTGTTCGGCGTGTTGACCCGCATCGAGGAACCGGACACCTCCTCGATCGACCTCGTCCAGAAGGCCAAAGCCTACAACGGCGAGATCGACGAGGCCGACGACATCGACGTGAAGAAGCTCCGCGAGGAGGCCGAGAAGACCGCCGACATCGGCGAGGGGATGGACGGCGTCTCCCCGCGGTTCATCGGCGACGAGATCGCCGAGGCGATCATGGACTCGATGCACCGCGACCGGCAGTTCCTCTCGCCGCTGACGACGTTCAACCACCTCGAAGAGAACTTAGAGAACCACGGCTCGATCGCGGCCGAGAACTTCGAGGAGTACTACCGCTACCTCGAACTCGTCCGCGAGGAGTACAAGGAGCGGGCC from Haloarcula pelagica carries:
- a CDS encoding UPF0179 family protein; its protein translation is MSTVTLVGTRLASVGEEFVYHGEASGCAGCPYRDQCLNLTEGRRYRITEVRQSGQTLDCAVHDDGVRAVEVEPAPVRANVPTKGAYAGSAATLAGPCPHTECPSHRYCEPAGADFDEEYRIDSIVGDPPHDFCLLDRDLTLVEFEPPEDA
- a CDS encoding PrkA family serine protein kinase, encoding MSKNKETLEALSKEYRDTIPADLRKSRSFDWYLEQLYDEPRIARNAHQRVADMFDYYGTEYDEEAGVVEYELASQDPLNDGENTFYGRVIHEAIHEFVNKVKSGARGLGPQKRIKLLLGPVGSGKSDFDRQLRRYFEEYTRRDDGRMYTFRWTNLCDVVGDQDPADDVVRSPMNQDPLVLLPQEQRDRVIEDINEVLDAPYTIRNEQALDPASEFYMDELLAYYDDDLQRVLENHVEIIRFVADENRRRGIETFEPKDKKNQDETELTGDVNYSKIAIYGESDPRAFDYSGAFCNANRGIFSGEELLKLQREFLYDFLHASQEQTIKPKNNPRIDIDQVIVGRTNMPEYRDKKGDEKMEAFNDRTKRIDFPYVLQYEEESKIYRKMLRNADLPDIQVEPHTLEMAGLFGVLTRIEEPDTSSIDLVQKAKAYNGEIDEADDIDVKKLREEAEKTADIGEGMDGVSPRFIGDEIAEAIMDSMHRDRQFLSPLTTFNHLEENLENHGSIAAENFEEYYRYLELVREEYKERAIEDVRHALAYDMDEIQRQGEKYMDHVMAYIDDDTVEDELTGRQQEPDEQFLRSVEEKLNLPEDRKDDFRQEVSNWVSRRAREGDTFHPQDNDRLRRALERKLWEDKKHNINFSALVSSGEMDDDDRNQWIDALIEQGYSEAGAKEVLEFAGAEVAKSEMEE
- a CDS encoding DUF5820 family protein, whose translation is MRFAALDEDWTVWNETDEKVILAYRPDVFDSHDFPAPCLPTIYLTRGKRTRRPGAMRAGESWYVTLYLEPEVDRDADQYDDRDSAVEGAVDLANRFAAGELDYRSLYQIPREEYLTELDDRTGRA